The following coding sequences are from one Panthera leo isolate Ple1 chromosome E1, P.leo_Ple1_pat1.1, whole genome shotgun sequence window:
- the BORCS6 gene encoding BLOC-1-related complex subunit 6: protein MESSQGRPGPEADLPAVGEQQAVIFGGGPGRTPSEPPSGLPASGQEEAENVEGASRHPGASPKTSSRGAVHRAEREARDDEPGRGGTRSGPGSRRGAPGPEPDPRGSSRLKDPEPPEDELASENGCRRGSPGGSGMEVEPQEEDEEAAAAAGRAGRSFSSRLQDSRSLDGLSGACGGTGSAGGAEPGAGGGRRATISSPLELEGTVSRHGDLTHFVANNLQLKIRLSGAPQPPPPAPARPCAAPAPTPAIPPIDPDVLRDLERLSRELGGRVDRLLRGLGGAVQELTALSVGCIQTYRDAVDSLGEAVDMSIKGMYTLLARCEELERALQPVQGLARQVRDIRRTLEVLEALCK, encoded by the coding sequence ATGGAGTCGTCCCAGGGGCGGCCTGGGCCCGAGGCGGACCTCCCGGCTGTAGGGGAGCAGCAAGCCGTGATCTTCGGCGGCGGGCCGGGCCGAACCCCCTCTGAGCCGCCCTCAGGCCTCCCGGCGTCTGGGCAGGAAGAGGCCGAGAACGTTGAGGGCGCGAGCCGCCACCCCGGGGCGTCCCCGAAGACTTCCAGCCGCGGCGCCGTCCACCGGGCCGAGCGGGAGGCTCGGGACGACGAGCCCGGCCGCGGAGGGACGCGGTCCGGGCCGGGTAGCCGCCGGGGGGCGCCGGGCCCTGAGCCCGACCCCCGCGGGTCCTCCCGGCTGAAGGACCCGGAGCCACCGGAGGACGAGCTTGCATCCGAGAACGGCTGCCGTCGAGGGAGCCCGGGAGGCAGCGGGATGGAGGTGGAGCCGCAGGAGGAAGacgaggaggcggcggcggcggctggcaGGGCTGGCCGCTCGTTCTCCAGCCGCCTTCAGGACAGCCGCAGCCTGGACGGGCTGAGCGGGGCGTGCGGCGGTACCGGGTCCGCAGGGGGTGCCGAGcccggcgcgggcggcgggcgccGCGCCACCATCTCCAGCCCCCTGGAGCTCGAAGGCACCGTGAGCCGCCATGGCGACCTCACCCACTTCGTCGCCAACAACCTGCAGCTCAAGATTCGTCTGAGCGGCGCCCCtcagcccccgccccctgcccctgcgCGGCCCTGCGCGGCGCCCGCACCGACTCCCGCCATTCCTCCCATCGACCCCGACGTGCTGCGGGACCTGGAGCGGCTGAGTCGGGAGCTGGGCGGCAGGGTGGACCGTCTGCTGCGCGGGCTGGGTGGCGCGGTGCAGGAGCTGACAGCGCTGAGCGTGGGCTGCATCCAGACCTACCGCGACGCCGTGGACTCCCTAGGCGAAGCCGTGGACATGAGCATCAAGGGCATGTACACCCTGCTGGCCCGCTGTGAGGAGCTGGAGCGGGCGCTGCAGCCAGTCCAGGGGCTGGCGCGCCAAGTCCGGGATATCCGACGCACCCTGGAGGTGTTGGAGGCCCTGTGCAAGTGA
- the AURKB gene encoding aurora kinase B isoform X2 codes for MAQKENAYPWPYGRQTTQPGLNTLPQRVLRKEPATPSALVLMSRSNTQPTAAPGQKVVENSSGTPNFSMRSFTIDDFEIGRPLGKGKFGNVYLAREKKSHFIVALKVLFKSQIEKEGVEHQLRREIEIQAHLQHPNILRLYNYFYDRRRIYLILEYAPRGELYKELQKSRTFDEQRTATIMEELADALMYCHGKKVIHRDIKPENLLLGLQGELKIADFGWSVHAPSLRRKTMCGTLDYLPPEMIEGRTHNEKVDLWCIGVLCYELLVGNPPFESASHNETYRRIVKVDLKFPPSVPTGAQDLISKLLKHNPSERLPLAQVSAHPWVRAHSRRVLPPSALQSVP; via the exons ATGGCCCAGAAGGAGAACGCCTACCCCTGGCCCTACGGCCGGCAGACG ACTCAGCCTGGCCTGAACACCCTGCCCCAGAGGGTCCTCCGGAAGGAGCCTGCCACCCCATCCGCGCTTGTCCTCATGAGCCGCTCCAACACCCAGCCCACAG CCGCCCCCGGCCAGAAGGTGGTAGAGAACAGCAGTGGGACCCCCAACTTCTCCAT GCGATCTTTCACCATCGATGACTTTGAGATTGGGCGTCCTCTGGGCAAAGGCAAGTTTGGCAACGTGTACCTGGCTCGGGAGAAGAAAAGCCATTTCATCGTGGCGCTCAAGGTCCTGTTCAAGTCTCAGATAGAAAAGGAGGGTGTGGAGCACCAGCTTCGCAGGGAGATCGAAATCCAGGCCCATCTGCA gcATCCCAACATCTTGCGTCTCTACAACTATTTCTACGACCGCCGAAGGATCTACTTGATTCTGGAGTATGCCCCCCGGGGCGAGCTCTACAAGGAGCTGCAGAAGAGCCGCACTTTTGACGAGCAGCGAACAGCCACG atcaTGGAGGAGCTGGCAGACGCTCTGATGTACTGCCACGGGAAGAAGGTGATTCACAGAGACATAAAGCCAGAGAATCTGCTCTTGGGGCTCCAGGGAGAGCTGAAGATCGCCGACTTTGGCTGGTCTGTGCATGCCCCCTCCCTGAG GAGGAAGACGATGTGCGGCACCTTGGACTACCTGCCTCCAGAAATGATTGAAGGGCGCACGCACAACGAGAAAGTGGATCTGTGGTGCATCGGGGTCCTTTGCTATGAGCTGCTGGTGGGAAACCCGCCCTTCGAGAGCGCTTCACACAATGAGACCTATCGGCGCATCGTCAAG GTAGACCTCAAGTTCCCCCCCTCCGTGCCCACGGGAGCCCAGGACCTCATCTCCAAGCTGCTCAAGCATAACCCCTCCGAACGGCTGCCCTTGGCCCAGGTCTCGGCCCACCCTTGGGTCCGGGCCCACTCTCGGAGGGTGCTGCCTCCCTCCGCCCTTCAGTCTGTCCCGTGA
- the AURKB gene encoding aurora kinase B isoform X1 — protein sequence MAQKENAYPWPYGRQTTQPGLNTLPQRVLRKEPATPSALVLMSRSNTQPTAAPGQKVVENSSGTPNFSIRRSFTIDDFEIGRPLGKGKFGNVYLAREKKSHFIVALKVLFKSQIEKEGVEHQLRREIEIQAHLQHPNILRLYNYFYDRRRIYLILEYAPRGELYKELQKSRTFDEQRTATIMEELADALMYCHGKKVIHRDIKPENLLLGLQGELKIADFGWSVHAPSLRRKTMCGTLDYLPPEMIEGRTHNEKVDLWCIGVLCYELLVGNPPFESASHNETYRRIVKVDLKFPPSVPTGAQDLISKLLKHNPSERLPLAQVSAHPWVRAHSRRVLPPSALQSVP from the exons ATGGCCCAGAAGGAGAACGCCTACCCCTGGCCCTACGGCCGGCAGACG ACTCAGCCTGGCCTGAACACCCTGCCCCAGAGGGTCCTCCGGAAGGAGCCTGCCACCCCATCCGCGCTTGTCCTCATGAGCCGCTCCAACACCCAGCCCACAG CCGCCCCCGGCCAGAAGGTGGTAGAGAACAGCAGTGGGACCCCCAACTTCTCCAT CAGGCGATCTTTCACCATCGATGACTTTGAGATTGGGCGTCCTCTGGGCAAAGGCAAGTTTGGCAACGTGTACCTGGCTCGGGAGAAGAAAAGCCATTTCATCGTGGCGCTCAAGGTCCTGTTCAAGTCTCAGATAGAAAAGGAGGGTGTGGAGCACCAGCTTCGCAGGGAGATCGAAATCCAGGCCCATCTGCA gcATCCCAACATCTTGCGTCTCTACAACTATTTCTACGACCGCCGAAGGATCTACTTGATTCTGGAGTATGCCCCCCGGGGCGAGCTCTACAAGGAGCTGCAGAAGAGCCGCACTTTTGACGAGCAGCGAACAGCCACG atcaTGGAGGAGCTGGCAGACGCTCTGATGTACTGCCACGGGAAGAAGGTGATTCACAGAGACATAAAGCCAGAGAATCTGCTCTTGGGGCTCCAGGGAGAGCTGAAGATCGCCGACTTTGGCTGGTCTGTGCATGCCCCCTCCCTGAG GAGGAAGACGATGTGCGGCACCTTGGACTACCTGCCTCCAGAAATGATTGAAGGGCGCACGCACAACGAGAAAGTGGATCTGTGGTGCATCGGGGTCCTTTGCTATGAGCTGCTGGTGGGAAACCCGCCCTTCGAGAGCGCTTCACACAATGAGACCTATCGGCGCATCGTCAAG GTAGACCTCAAGTTCCCCCCCTCCGTGCCCACGGGAGCCCAGGACCTCATCTCCAAGCTGCTCAAGCATAACCCCTCCGAACGGCTGCCCTTGGCCCAGGTCTCGGCCCACCCTTGGGTCCGGGCCCACTCTCGGAGGGTGCTGCCTCCCTCCGCCCTTCAGTCTGTCCCGTGA
- the AURKB gene encoding aurora kinase B isoform X3, translated as MPPGASSTRSCRRAALLTSSEQPRSGRIMEELADALMYCHGKKVIHRDIKPENLLLGLQGELKIADFGWSVHAPSLRRKTMCGTLDYLPPEMIEGRTHNEKVDLWCIGVLCYELLVGNPPFESASHNETYRRIVKVDLKFPPSVPTGAQDLISKLLKHNPSERLPLAQVSAHPWVRAHSRRVLPPSALQSVP; from the exons ATGCCCCCCGGGGCGAGCTCTACAAGGAGCTGCAGAAGAGCCGCACTTTTGACGAGCAGCGAACAGCCACGGTCCGGGCGG atcaTGGAGGAGCTGGCAGACGCTCTGATGTACTGCCACGGGAAGAAGGTGATTCACAGAGACATAAAGCCAGAGAATCTGCTCTTGGGGCTCCAGGGAGAGCTGAAGATCGCCGACTTTGGCTGGTCTGTGCATGCCCCCTCCCTGAG GAGGAAGACGATGTGCGGCACCTTGGACTACCTGCCTCCAGAAATGATTGAAGGGCGCACGCACAACGAGAAAGTGGATCTGTGGTGCATCGGGGTCCTTTGCTATGAGCTGCTGGTGGGAAACCCGCCCTTCGAGAGCGCTTCACACAATGAGACCTATCGGCGCATCGTCAAG GTAGACCTCAAGTTCCCCCCCTCCGTGCCCACGGGAGCCCAGGACCTCATCTCCAAGCTGCTCAAGCATAACCCCTCCGAACGGCTGCCCTTGGCCCAGGTCTCGGCCCACCCTTGGGTCCGGGCCCACTCTCGGAGGGTGCTGCCTCCCTCCGCCCTTCAGTCTGTCCCGTGA